In a genomic window of bacterium:
- a CDS encoding leucine/isoleucine/valine transporter permease subunit gives MTPVDLRRTLRWGSLAGAVMVFTCAVGLFEAFEDRLLVYPFLSLGHVLLLWFLPLAGYQATNEPVLEGMEAPSKGLHNVMAGLAAGLAGGVLMGVFTVVVDAFDVRDVFVRLSVRLVDLLTHGWGVPGGLVLIVGVPALLGMAGGMLHLVSASVRRRMILALEWALVVALLEQVFSQVLRQLRLGAVGNIIFTRRALEWWAALAIAVLVAFLAERARGGVGRLRGYLFAADAVRRTRNSIWSALAVLAFLVILPQLLGSLLSELLANVGLFLLMGLGLNIVVGLAGMLDLGYVAFFAVGAYTVGVLTSPISPRFDLEWSWWAALPVAILMSVVAGVLVGTPVIRMRGDYLAIVTLGFGEIVRILFLSDWLAPVFGGAQGVRNVPGIPVGVVEVRGSQPVGVLYFAFGLVLVAAWVSWALQESRLGRAWTAIREDETVAAAMGINVVRAKLNAFIVGAILAGLGGALFAAKVGSIFPSSFELLVSIIVLVVVIVGGMGNIPGVAVGAVLLIGVLGGPTQPGLLAEFAEFKLLIYGALLVFMMLRKPEGLLPSVRRSRELRGEELSQDAWLDRPSGDVEVDARLAGG, from the coding sequence GTGACCCCGGTGGACCTTCGCCGGACGTTGCGGTGGGGTTCGCTAGCCGGGGCCGTCATGGTGTTCACCTGCGCGGTCGGATTGTTCGAGGCGTTCGAGGATCGCCTGCTCGTATACCCGTTCCTCAGCCTCGGTCACGTCCTGCTGCTCTGGTTCCTCCCTCTGGCCGGGTACCAGGCCACGAACGAGCCCGTGCTCGAGGGTATGGAGGCGCCGTCGAAGGGCCTCCACAACGTGATGGCCGGGCTGGCGGCCGGGCTAGCGGGCGGGGTCTTGATGGGGGTGTTCACCGTCGTGGTAGATGCCTTCGACGTGCGCGACGTGTTCGTCCGCCTGTCGGTTCGCCTGGTCGACCTTCTCACCCACGGATGGGGCGTTCCCGGAGGCTTGGTGTTGATTGTGGGGGTGCCAGCCCTGCTGGGGATGGCGGGGGGAATGTTGCACCTCGTGTCCGCGTCGGTCCGGCGCCGGATGATCCTGGCGCTCGAATGGGCGCTGGTGGTGGCTCTTCTCGAGCAGGTGTTCTCTCAGGTCCTCAGGCAGCTCCGGTTGGGTGCGGTCGGGAACATCATCTTCACCCGCCGGGCGCTCGAATGGTGGGCGGCGCTGGCGATCGCGGTGCTGGTTGCCTTCCTGGCCGAGCGAGCCCGCGGAGGGGTGGGAAGGCTCAGGGGGTACCTGTTCGCGGCCGACGCGGTGCGGCGTACCCGCAACTCGATCTGGTCGGCTCTGGCTGTCCTGGCTTTCCTCGTCATCCTCCCGCAGCTGCTGGGCAGCCTGCTGTCGGAGCTGCTGGCCAACGTGGGCTTGTTCCTGCTGATGGGCCTCGGTCTGAACATCGTGGTGGGTCTGGCCGGGATGCTGGACCTGGGTTACGTGGCTTTTTTCGCGGTGGGCGCCTACACGGTCGGCGTGCTCACGTCGCCCATCTCGCCCCGATTCGACCTGGAGTGGTCCTGGTGGGCGGCCCTGCCGGTCGCCATCCTCATGTCGGTGGTGGCCGGGGTCCTGGTCGGCACGCCGGTCATCCGCATGCGAGGCGACTATCTGGCCATCGTCACGCTCGGCTTCGGGGAGATCGTCCGCATCCTGTTCCTGTCCGATTGGCTGGCGCCCGTCTTCGGCGGCGCCCAGGGGGTCCGCAACGTGCCCGGTATACCCGTGGGCGTGGTTGAGGTCCGGGGCAGCCAGCCGGTGGGGGTGCTCTACTTCGCGTTCGGGCTCGTGCTGGTGGCGGCGTGGGTCTCGTGGGCACTCCAGGAGTCGCGCCTCGGCCGGGCCTGGACTGCGATACGGGAAGACGAGACCGTTGCTGCGGCGATGGGTATCAACGTGGTGAGGGCCAAGCTGAACGCCTTCATCGTCGGCGCCATCCTGGCCGGCCTGGGTGGTGCGCTGTTCGCCGCCAAGGTGGGGTCGATATTCCCGAGTTCGTTCGAGTTGCTGGTCTCGATCATCGTCCTCGTGGTGGTGATCGTCGGAGGCATGGGCAACATTCCCGGCGTGGCGGTGGGAGCAGTCCTGCTGATAGGGGTCCTGGGAGGTCCCACCCAGCCCGGATTGCTGGCGGAGTTCGCCGAGTTCAAGCTCCTCATCTACGGGGCCCTGCTGGTCTTCATGATGCTCCGCAAACCCGAGGGGCTCCTGCCCAGCGTCCGGCGGTCCCGGGAACTCCGCGGCGAGGAACTGTCCCAGGACGCCTGGCTTGACCGCCCGAGCGGGGACGTTGAGGTCGATGCCCGGCTGGCGGGGGGCTGA
- a CDS encoding ABC transporter ATP-binding protein: protein MPGWRGAEAMLEIGGLHKSFGGVHALAGVDLRVDEGEIVSVIGPNGAGKTSFFNVVTGLYPPDGGDIMFEGRSIVGLESSEITEAGIARTFQNVRLFLNMTVLENVMVAQHCRTRAGAFRAVLRTPFLRREEAEIETRAKETLAFFGTRLVGYRFDQPALSLSYANRRRLEIARAMATRPKLLLLDEPVAGMNPRETAELTGLIRTLRDERGLTVVVIEHDMRVVRDVSDRVIVLDHGTKIAEGSYDEVSSNEAVIEAYLGRPAEVG from the coding sequence ATGCCCGGCTGGCGGGGGGCTGAGGCCATGCTGGAGATCGGGGGCTTGCACAAGTCGTTCGGCGGGGTGCACGCCCTGGCCGGCGTTGATCTGCGGGTTGATGAGGGGGAGATCGTGTCGGTGATCGGGCCGAACGGTGCGGGCAAGACCTCGTTCTTCAACGTCGTGACCGGTCTCTACCCGCCCGACGGAGGAGACATCATGTTTGAGGGGAGGAGCATCGTCGGCCTCGAGTCGAGCGAGATCACCGAGGCAGGCATCGCCCGGACCTTCCAGAACGTCCGGCTGTTCCTCAACATGACGGTGCTGGAGAACGTCATGGTGGCCCAGCATTGCCGGACCCGGGCGGGCGCCTTCCGCGCGGTGTTGCGCACCCCGTTCCTGCGGAGGGAGGAGGCGGAGATCGAGACCCGCGCCAAGGAGACCCTCGCGTTCTTCGGGACCAGGTTGGTGGGGTACCGGTTCGACCAGCCCGCCCTGTCGCTGTCCTACGCCAACCGGAGGCGTCTGGAGATAGCGCGCGCGATGGCGACCCGACCCAAGCTCCTGCTGCTTGACGAGCCGGTGGCCGGGATGAACCCGCGCGAGACCGCCGAGCTGACAGGGTTGATCCGCACGCTCCGTGACGAGAGGGGCCTCACCGTGGTCGTGATCGAGCATGACATGCGGGTGGTGCGGGACGTGAGCGACCGGGTGATCGTGCTCGACCACGGCACCAAGATCGCCGAGGGTTCCTATGACGAGGTGTCCTCCAACGAGGCGGTCATCGAGGCATATCTCGGGCGCCCGGCAGAGGTTGGCTGA
- a CDS encoding ABC transporter ATP-binding protein has protein sequence MAPGRPVLEFRNVHTHYGPVHILKGVSLSIYEGQVVCLLGGNASGKTTTLKTVLGMVAPTAGEVLVEGEVVNGWPTARIVARGVSMVPENRRLFKRMTVRENLEIGAYLRTDDTSADYQRILDMFPRLKERLGQRAGTLSGGEQQMVAVGRALMARPRVLLMDEPSMGLAPVLVAQNFDIIRQINEAGTTVFVVEQNANMALSIADYGYVLQTGKIVLADTARNLLANPEMRQAYLGEVG, from the coding sequence ATGGCGCCCGGCCGGCCTGTGCTCGAGTTTCGCAACGTCCACACCCACTACGGGCCGGTCCACATCCTGAAGGGCGTCAGCCTGTCGATCTACGAGGGACAGGTCGTCTGCCTGTTGGGAGGCAACGCCTCCGGCAAGACGACAACCCTCAAGACCGTCCTCGGCATGGTCGCGCCGACGGCGGGAGAGGTGCTGGTCGAAGGGGAGGTGGTCAACGGATGGCCCACAGCCCGGATCGTGGCGCGGGGCGTGTCGATGGTCCCCGAGAATCGCCGGCTCTTCAAACGCATGACGGTCAGGGAGAACCTAGAGATCGGCGCCTACCTCCGCACGGACGACACTTCGGCCGACTACCAGCGGATACTCGACATGTTCCCGAGGCTCAAGGAACGGCTGGGTCAGAGAGCCGGCACTCTTTCAGGCGGTGAGCAGCAGATGGTGGCCGTGGGCCGGGCGCTGATGGCCCGCCCCAGGGTCCTGCTGATGGACGAGCCGTCGATGGGTCTGGCTCCGGTGCTCGTGGCCCAGAACTTCGACATCATCCGTCAGATAAACGAGGCAGGTACCACGGTGTTCGTGGTGGAGCAGAACGCCAACATGGCGCTGTCGATCGCCGACTACGGCTACGTGCTCCAGACGGGAAAGATCGTCCTGGCCGACACCGCTCGCAACCTGCTGGCCAACCCTGAGATGCGACAGGCCTACCTGGGTGAAGTCGGGTAG